GCACGAACGCGAAGGCGACGTGCAGGGCCTGCGGTACCTCTACCGCCCCATCGACCTCACCGAGCTGGGACTCCCCGGCCAGAGCGTCGGCGAGCTCCTGACCGGCGCCTACCGCCTGGGCTTTAATGGCCTGAACATCACCCACCCGTGCAAGCAGCTGGCCCTGGAACACCTTGACGAGGTCACTCCGGACGCCCGCCGCCTCGGCGCGGTCAACACGGTGACCATCCGGGACGGCCGCTTCATTGGCCACAACACCGACTTCTCCGGGTTCGCGGCCGCCCTGGCCACGGGCCTGCCGGGCGCCAAGCTGAACCGCGTGGTGCAGCTGGGTGCCGGCGGCGCAGGCTCTGCGGTCGCCTACGCCCTGCTCACCGCCGGTGTCCGCGAACTGGACCTGGTGGACACCGATCCTGCCCGCTGCGCTGCGCGCGCCGCCGAACTGGCCGGCTTCTTCCCGGACCAGCTGGTCACCGCCCGGACGACGGCGGAGCTGCCGCAGCTGATGCCGCTGGCCGACGGCCTGGTGCACTGCACCCCGGTGGGCATGGCCGCCCACCCCGGCGTCCCGCTGGACATGTCCCTGGTGGAATCGCGGCACTGGGTCGCGGACATCGTGTACCGCCCGATCGAGACCCGACTGATCCGCGAGGCCCGGGCGAAGGGCTGCGACGTGCTCGACGGCGGGCGGATGGCCGTGGGGCAGGCCGCCGACGCCTTCCGGATCTTCACCGGCCTCGAGGCCGACGCCGACCGGATGCGCGCGCACTTCCTGGCACTCGTCGCCGCCGAAGAGGTGGCCGCCTGATGCGCACCGGAATCGCCACCGTCTGCCTCTCCGGCACGCTGCGGGAAAAAATGCAGGCCTGCGCCAGCGCGGGCTTCGACGGGATCGAGATTTTCGAACAGGACCTCGTCACGTCCCCGCTGAGCCCCGAGGACGTCCGCAAGATGGCCGCCGACCTGGGACTGGGCCTGGATCTCTACCAGCCGTTCCGCGACTTCGACAGTGTGCCCGGGGACGTGCTCGCCGCCAACCTGCGCCGGGCGGAGGCCAAGTTCCGGCTCATGTCCCGCCTCGGCATGGACACCATCCTGGTCTGCTCCAACGTTGCCACCGCCAGCATTGACGACGACGGACTCCGGGCCGAACAGCTCGCCGCGCTCGCCGCCCTCGCCCAGGACCACGGGGTCAAAGTGGCCTACGAGGCACTGGCCTGGGGGAAGTACGTCAACGACTACGCGCACGCCCACCGGCTCGTGGAAACGGTGGACCACCCCAACCTCGGCACCTGCCTGGACTCCTTCCATATCCTCTCCCGCGACTGGGACACCGCCCCGATCGAGGCCTTCAACCCGGAGAAGATCTTCTTCGTCCAGGTGGCTGATGCGCCCAAGCTGTCCATGGACGTGCTGTCCTGGAGCCGGCACTACCGCGTCTTCCCGGGCGAAGGGCAGTTCGACCTCGCCAAATTCCTCGGCCACGTGGTCCGGGCCGGCTACACCGGCCCGGTGTCCCTGGAGGTCTTCAACGACGTCTTCCGCCAGTCCGACGTCGAACGCACCGCCGTGGATGCGATGCGGTCGCTGATCTGGCTCGAGGAGCAGGCCGCCAAATGGCTGGACGCGGCTGCAGCCGCCGAAAACGGCGCCGCCGGCGCCGGTACCCGCACGGCCGGCCGCCGCCGTTACCCGATGGAACTGGCCACGCTCCCGCAGGTGGCCGAGCCGGCCGGCTTCAACTTCGCCGAGGTCAGGGCCGCGGACACCGCAGGACTGGAAACCCTGCTGGGCCAGCTGGGGTTCGCGTTCAACGGGCGCCACCGGACCAAGAATGTGCAATTGTGGACCATGGGCCACGCCCGCGTGATCATCAACGAAGACTCCTCCCAGGAATCCCGCGACTCCCAGGCCGCCATGGCACCTGCAATTTCCGCCCTGGGCTTCGACGTCGATTCCCCCGTGATCGCCGCGGCCCGGGCCCAGCAGCTCAAGGCCCCTGCCGTGCCGCGCAAGAGCCAGGCCGACGAGGAAATCTTCCAGGGCTTCGCCGCCCCGGACTTCACCGAGATCTTCCTGTGCCAGGGCAGCCCCGACGGAACTGCCGTGTGGACCCGCGAATTCGGCAAGGGAATGGCAGCCCCGGCTCCCGGCCCGGCAGCCGGGCAGAGTGCCGTAATTGACCACGTCAACCTGGCCCAGCCCTGGCAGCACTTCGACGAAGCCGTCCTCTTCTACACCAGCGCCCTGGCGCTGGAACCCCAGCCATACGCGGAAGTCGCCAGCCCCACCGGGCTGGTCCGGTCCCAGGTAATGCTCACCCGCGACCGCGGCGTCCGCCTGGTGCTGAACCTGGCCCCGCTGGTCCAGCGCGAAGGCGCCCCTGCAGAGGGGACCGCCGGCCCGGACGCGACTGCCGGCACCGGCCAGCGCCGGACCTACCAGGAACACATCGCCTTCGCCGTGGATGACCTGGTGGCGACGGCCCGGTCCGCGCGGGCTCGGGGCCTTGATTTCCTCCGGATCCCGTCGAACTACTACGAGGACCTCGACGCGCGTTTCGACCTGGACCCTGCCTTCCTGGCCACCCTCCGGGACCTCAACCTGCTGTACGACCGCGATGCCGACGGCGAGTTCCTGCACTTCTACACCGCCACCGTGGGCAGCGTGTTCTTCGAAATGGTGGAGCGCCGCGGAACCTACGACGGCTACGGGGCGCCGAACGCCCCGGTGCGGCACGCCGTCCAGTACGACCACCTGCACCAGCTCAACCTCACCACCTGAACGGCCCGGCAATAACCCACAACCACCATCAACACCCAACGAAAGGAGGCTGCTGTGCCTGAAGAAATCAACCTTGAGATCTACAACGCGGATCCGCTCACCGAGGACGTGTCCGACGAAACCACGGAGGCAGCACCGAAGACGTATGCTCCCCTGGACGCCGCCGCAGAGTCGCAGGCGGACCTCAGTGCCGAGATGAAGGCCATCGGCGAGGCCTACGCGCAGGCGCTCAAGAACGGTGCCCCGGCAGAGATCCAGCCCCGGCTGGACTATGCGCCGTACCGCAGCAGCGTCCTGCGCCACCCCACCAAGGACCTGCACCACGCGGACCCGGAAACCATCGAGCTCTACTCTCCGGCGTTCGGGCACATGGACGTGCACGCGCTGGAAGCGGACCTGACCATCCAGCACAACGGCGATCCGCTGGGCGAACGGATTGTCGTGTCAGGCCGTGTGCTCGACGGCGACGGCCGTCCCGTCGCCGGCCAGCTCGTGGAGATCTGGCAGGCGAACTCCGCCGGCCGCTACATCCACAAGCGCGACCAGCACCCGGCCCCGCTGGACCCCAACTTCACCGGCGTCGGCCGCTGCATCACGGGCGCCGACGGCTCCTACAGCTTCACCACCATCAAGCCCGGCGCCTACCCGTGGAAGAACCACCTCAACGCCTGGCGCCCGGCCCACATCCACTTCTCCCTGTTCGGGCAGGAATTCACCCAGCGGATCGTCACCCAGATGTACTTCCCCGGGGACCAGCTCTTCCCGCTGGACCCGATCTACCAGTCGATCGTGGACCAGGACGCCCGGGACCGGCTCGTGGCCACCTACAACCACGAGCAGACCAAGCCCGAATGGGCGCTCGCATACAACTGGGACATCGTCCTGACCGGGTCGAAGCGGACCTGGACCGAGAACGAGGCATTAGGCGCAGAAGGAGACCAGCATGAGTAAACTCACCCCGACACCCGGCCAGACAGTGGGTCCGTTCTACGGCTACGCACTGCCCTACACCAAGGACCGCGAGCTGCTGGCCCCGGGCTCGCCGGGCTCCATCCGGCTCCAGGGCACCGTGTACGACGGCGCCGGACACCCGATCCCGGACGCGATCCTGGAGATCTGGCAACCGGACGCCGAGGGCAGCGTTCCGCACCACACGGGTTCGCTCGTGCGGGACGGCTACACGTTCACCGGCTTCGGCCGCAGCGCCGTGGGCAACACCGGCGTCTTCACGTTCACCACGGTCAACCCCGGCCCCACCGAGGAGGGCGCGGCCCCGTTCATTTCCGTCGCGGTCTTCGCCCGCGGCCTGATGAACCGGCTCTTCACCCGGATCTACCTGCCGGAGAACGAGGAGGCGCTGGCCGCGGATCCGCTGCTGTCCTCGCTGGACCCGGACCGCCGCAAGACGCTGATCGCACGCCGCGACGCCGACGGCGGGCTGACGTGGGACATCCGTCTCCAGGGCGAGGGCGAGACCGTGTTCCTCGACTTCGAGGGCGCCTCGACGTGACCTCCCGCGAAACCAGAGGAGCGACCGGGGGCGGCGTGCAGGGCGACGTCGGCCTCCTGAGCCCCGTGTCGGCGTCGCCGTTCGTGGCGGCGCTGACCGGGGACCGGGCCGTCCTTGCCGCCATTCTCCGGGTCGAGGCCGCCTGGGCTGCAGTCCTGGACCAGGCAGCCCTCGCCCCGGCCGGCTCCGCCGCGGTGGTCGCCGCCGCCGCCGAGGTGGGCCGCTATGACGTCGCGGACATTGCCGTGCGCGCCCAGGGTGGCGCCAACCCGGTGATCCCTCTGCTGGCGGATCTCCGCGGCCACGTAAAGGCCCTGGACCTGGCGGGAATCGGTGCGGCGAAAGCCGTGCACACCTCGCTGACCAGCCAGGACGTCCTCGACACGGCGCTCATGCTGCTGTGCCGGGATGCGGTCACGGGACTGCTCACCGAGGTCAAGGCAACGACGGCGGCGCTTGCCACACTCGCCGAACTCCATGCGGACACCCTGTGCGTCGGCCGAAGCCTCACCCAGCACTCCCTGCCGTTCAGCTTCGGGCTCAAGGCGGCCCAATGGTTCCACGGGCTCGCCGCCGCCGCGCGCCGGCTCGAGGCCCTGGAATTCCCGGTGCAGACCGGGGGAGCCGCCGGAACCCTCGCGGCCGGCACCGTGCTGGCGGCGGGCTCGGGCCGCACCCCCTTTGAGCTCTCCGACAGTCTCGCCGCGGAACTCGGCCTCGCCGCAGTCCCGGCGCCGTGGCACACGAACCGGGTGGCGGTGACGTCCCTCGGCGACGCCCTGGCCGCCGTGACCGACGCTGCGGGCAAGATTGCCTCCGACGTGCTGTTCCTCAGCCGCCCTGAGGTCGCCGAACTCGCCGAACCCCGCGCCGCCGGCCGCGGCGGGTCCTCGGCCATGCCGCAGAAGCAGAACCCGGTGCTGTCCGTGCTGGTCCGCAGCGCTGCCCTGCAGGCGCCCGGCCAGGCCGCGCAGCTGCACCTGGCCGCCGCCAACTTCAACGACGAACGCCCCGACGGTGCCTGGCACAGCGAATGGCCGGCCCTCCGCCAGCTCCTCCGCCTCAGCCTCGGCGCCGCCGTGCAGCTCCGCGAACTCGCCGAAGGCCTGCAGGTCTTCCCCGAGGCCATGCGCCGCAACCTGGATCTTTCCGGACCCCTGCTGCTCAGCGAAGCCGTCACGGCCGCCGTCGCACCCCTCCTCGCGGGGAACGTCGCGGATGAGAACAGCGCTGACGGCAAACAGCGGCTGCAGTCCGTCGTGGACCAGACGCTCCAGGTCCCTGCCGCCGAACAGGCCAGCACGTACCGGCGGCTGCTCCGCGCCGCCGTCCCGGCGGAGCTGCTCTCCGGCGCCCGGCTGGAGGAGCTGCTCGACCCGGCCAACTACCTCGGCCAGGCCGCCGAAATCTCCCGCCGCATCCTCGCGGCCTACCCGGACTACAGCGTCAGTGTCACCGACACCAACACCGTCACCGACACAAGAACCGCCGCCGGAACCCACAACCCATCACCGACCCTCGACCTGAACGGAGCCTCCCGTGGCTAGACCTACAGTCAAGGCAGTACTGCTCTCGCCCCAGCGCCCGCTGGGGGACAAGCCCCTCCTTGTGGTGGGTCCGTCCCTGGGGACGTCCACACTGCTGTGGAGCCAGGCAGGCGCCCTGCTCGGGAACGACGTCGACGTCGTCGCCTGGGACCTGCCGGGCCACGGCATCTCACCGGCCGCGCAGGAGGCGTTCACCGTCGCTGAACTGGCGGACGCCGTCATCGAGCTGGTTGATTCGATCGCCCCCGGAGCGAGATTCCACTACGCCGGTGTTTCGCTGGGCGGCGCCACCGGGCTGCAGCTGGGCATCAAGCACGGTGAACGGCTCAAGAGCCTGTCCGTGCAGTGCACCGGTGCCAAGCTCGGCACCCCCGAAGGCTGGCTGGAACGCGCGGAGACCGTCCGCACGCAGGGAACGCCCGTGATGATCCAGGGCTCGGCGCAGCGCTGGTTCGGCCCCGGCTTTATGGAGCGCCAGCCCGAACTCAGCGGCCGGCTGCTGCACAGCCTGCGCGACGCCGACCGCTTCAGCTATGCCTTCTGCTGCGAAGCCCTCGCCGCCTACGACGTCCGGGACGAACTCGGCAGCATCAGCGTTCCCACCCAGGCCATCGCGGGCGTGGAGGACAGCGTCGCACCGCCCTCCGTCGCCGAGGCGATCGTCGAAGGGATCACCGCCGGCGGCGGCACTGCGAGTGCCGTGAGCCTGGAAGGCGTGGCACACCTGGCGCCGTTCGAGGCACCCGGCCACGTTGCCGACTTGCTGCGGACCCTGATCACCTGGACCGAGTCCGGGGGAGCGGCCAAGTGACCGGCCCCGAGCAAACCGGCCCCGAGCGAAACGGAGTGGTCCAGCCCGACGCCACCAGCCAGGAGATCTACGACGGCGGCATGGTGGTCCGCCGCGAGGTGCTGGGCGCCGCGCACGTCGACCGCGCCAACGCCAACAAGGACTCCTTCACCGAGGACTTCCAGGACATGATCACCCGGATCGCCTGGGGCGGCATCTGGACGCGCCCGGGACTAACCCGGCAGATGCGCTCCGCGGTCACCATCACCGCGATGGTGGCCCACGGCCACTGGGAAGAACTGGCCATGCACATCCGCGCCGCCATCACCAACGGCCTGAGCAGGGACGAAATCAAGGAAATCCTGCTGCAGACCGCCATCTACTGCGGAGTTCCCTCCGCCAACACCGCCTTCAAGACCGCCCAGCAGGTGTTCCATGAAATGGACAACACAGCGCTTGACGCAGCCACCCCTCCCAACTAGCTGGCAGCAGGGGCCGTTTTGAGCCCTCAGAACGGGCCTTATCTGCTAGCTAGTTGGGATTCTCAGACGGAAATTAGAGGAAATCATGAACCAGGCTTATCTTTACGATGCCGTCAGGACCCCGTTCGGGAAGTTCGGCGGCGGGCTCGCCGGGGTCCGCCCGGATGACCTTGCCGCGCACGTGATCGGCGAGATCGTGAAGCGCGCCCCGAAGCTCGATGTTGAGCGGATCGATGAGGTGGTGTTCGGCAACGCCAACGGCGCGGGCGAGGAGAACCGGAACATCGCCCGGATGGGCACGCTCCTGGCCGGCCTGCCGGTCTCGATCCCGGGCACCACGGTGAACCGGCTCTGCGGGTCCTCGCTGGACGCGGCGATCATCGCGTCCCGGCAGATCAACACCGGCGACGCGGACCTGATGCTGGTCGGCGGGGCCGAATCGATGTCCCGGGCCCCCTGGGTGCTGCCCAAGACCGAGAAGCCCTACCCGGCCGGGGACATGACCCTGGTCTCCACCACCCTGGGCTGGCGCCTGGTAAACCCGGCCATGCGCCCGGACTGGACCGTGTCCCTGGGCGAAGCCACCGAACGCCTCGCCGACAAATACGGCATCACCCGGGCCGCGCAGGACGAGTTCTCCGCGAACTCCCACAACCTCGCCGCCGCGGCCTGGGACGAGGGCTTCTACGACCGGCTCGTCACCGTGGTCCCGGGCACGGACCTCACCCGGGACGAGGGCATCCGCGCCGGGTCCTCGGCCGAAAAGCTCGCCGGCCTCAAGACCGTGTTCCGCACCGGGGACGGCACCGTCACGGCCGGGAACGCCTCCCCGCTCTCGGACGGCGCGTCCGCGGCGTGGCTGGGATCCGAGAACGCCGCCGGCCTGCTGGGCCTGGAACCGCTGGCCCGGATCGCGGGCCGGGGCGCGCACGCGAACGATCCGCAGTTCTTCGGCTACGCCCCCGTGGAGGCCGCGAACAAGGCCCTCGCGAAGGCCGGGATCGGCTGGGACCAGGTCGGCGCCGTCGAACTCAACGAGGCCTTCGCTGCGCAGTCCCTGGCCTGCATCAACGCCTGGGGCATCGACCCCTCAATCGTGAACCGGCACGGCGGGGCGATCGCGATGGGACACCCGCTGGGCGCCTCGGGCGGCCGGATCCTGGGGACCCTGGCCCGGTCCCTGCAGGCCTCCGGCGAACGCTGGGGCGTCGCCGCGATCTGCATCGGCGTCGGCCAGGGGCTCGCCGTCATCCTCGAAAACGTCACGGCACAAACAGCGACAGTAAAGGGTTAGGACATGCTGAACTTCGTAGACAGCGTCGGCGAGGCAGTCGCCGGCATCAAGGACGGATCCACCGTCATGATCGGCGGCTTCGGCAACGCCGGCCAGCCGTTCGAACTCATCGACGCGCTGATGGACTGCGGCGCCACGGACCTCACCGTGGTCAACAACAACGCCGGCCAGGGCGACCAGGGCCTCGCGCTGCTGATCAAGGAAGGCCGGGTGAAGAAGATGATCTGCTCCTTCCCGCGGCAGTCCGACTCCTGGCACTTCGACGCCAGGTTCCGCGCCGGTGAGATTGAACTGGAACTCGTCCCGCAGGGCAACCTGGCCGAACGGATCCGCGCCGCGGGCGCCGGGATCGGCGGCTTCTTCACCCCCACCGGCTACGGCACCATGCTGGCCGAAGGCAAGGAAACCCGCATCCTCGACGGCCGCGGCCAGGTCTTCGAGACCCCCATCCACGCCGACGTCGCACTCATCAAGGCGCTCAAAGCCGACGGCAAAGGCAACCTTGTCTACCGCAAGACCGCCCGGAACTTCGGCCCGATTATGGCCGCCGCGGCCAAACACACCGTCGTCCAGGTGTCCGAGATCGTCCCCACGGGCGGCCTTGATCCGGAGGTCATCGTGACCCCCGGAATTTACGTCAACAGCATTGTGAAGGTGGCCTGAGATGAGCAGCCAGTCCAACAGCCACGCGGGCATTCAGACATCCGACAAGCCGCTGGGCCGCGATGACCTGGCCCGCCTCGTGGCCCGGGACATCAAGCCCGGCTCCTTCGTGAACCTCGGCATCGGCCAGCCCACCCTGGTCTCCAACTACCTCGAGCCGGAGCAGAACATCACGCTCCACACGGAGAACGGGATGCTGGGCATGGGCCCGGAGGCCACCGGGGACCAGATCGACGGCGACCTCATCAACGCCGGAAAAATCCCGGTGACCGAACTTCCCGGCGCGTCCTACTTCCACCACGCCGACTCCTTCGCGATCATGCGCGGCGGGCACCTGGACATCTGCGTGCTCGGGGCCTTCCAGGTCTCCGCCACCGGCGACCTCGCCAACTGGCACACGGGCGCCCCGGACGCGATCCCGGCCGTGGGAGGGGCTATGGACCTCGCCACCGGCGCCAAGGACGTCTTCGTCATGATGACCCTCCTGACCCGCGACGGCGTTTCCAAGCTCGTCGAGACGTGCAGCTACCCGCTCACCGGCATCGGCTGCGTGACCCGGGTCTACACGGACAAGGCCGTCTTCCTGACCGGCCCTGACGGCGTGGAGGTCCGCGAGACCTTCGGCTGCACGCTCGAGGAGCTGCAGGAAATGGTTCCGGTGCCGCTCAGGGCCGCGGCCGCCGTCGGAAACTGAGAATCCGCCCGCACGGATAAAGTGGTGCGGGACCGAGAGGCAATGGGAATGATTGACGCAGCAAAGGGCGCCAGTACCAGTGGCGCGCCGGCGGCCAGTGACCAGTACGTGCAGTCGCTGGCGCGCGGCCTGGCCGTGATCCGCGCCTTCGACACGGACCACCCGAAGATGACGCTGACCGAGGTGGCGGCCCGGACGGACCTGACCCGGGCCACCGCCCGGCGGTTCCTGTACACCCTCGTGGAGCTGGGCTACGTCCGCACCGACGGCAAGATCTTCGCCCTGACAGCCAAGGTACTGCAGCTCGGATACGCGTACCTGTCCGGTCTGTCGCTGCCACAGCTCGCCCAGCCGCACCTCGAGGAGCTGTCCCTCGATTTGGGGGAGTCGACGTCGGCTGCCGTCCTGGAGGGCACGGACATCGCCTACATCGCCCGCGTGGCGACGCGCCGGATCATGACCGTCGGCATCACCGTCGGCACCCGCTTCCCGGCGTACGCCACCTCGATGGGCAGGGTGTTGCTCGCGGCCCTGCCGCCCGCCCAACTGCAGGAGTACCTTGCCGGGACGGAAATCCGGCCCCTGACGCCGCTGGCCATCGGAACGCGGGAGGGGCTGCTGGCGGAGCTGGCCCGGGTCAGGGCCCAGGGCTGGTGCCTGCTGAACCAGGAGCTGGAGCCCGGGCTGATGTCCATCGCCGCGCCGGTCCACGACGGCCCCAAGGTGGTCGCCGCCATCAACGTGTCCCTGCAGGCCCAGTCGGTTGCGAGCCGGCCGGACCCGGAGGCCTACCTGGATTCGGTGCGCGAGGCCACAGTGGCCACCGCGGAACTCATCTCCGCGGACCTGACCTCCGGACGCTAGCTGCCCTCAGCTGGAAGGGCCCTGCACCGGCGCGGTGGATACCGTAATGGTGACCCCTGCGTCGTCGTCGCGGATTTTGAGGTAAAGGTCCTTGCCGACGAGCGAGGCATGGATGTCCTCGCTGTCCGCCGGGGCGATCTGCTCTGCCAGCCGCGTGACTGCCAGCGCCATGGCCCGGCCCCAATCATGGGGATCCATGCTGGACGCCTCGGCCTCAGCCGAGTAGTTCTCCTGTGCTTCGGACATGTGCTCCCGCTTCCCGCCCCCTGGAGCGCGTCCTGCCAGGCTGATCCGGACAGGCGGCCCGCCGGCAGTTGGCTTACGCCGGCAGGCTCCAGTAGTTGAGCATGGCCAGTCTAGTGACCGTGGCGCGCGGACGTCCACGGTTCGCGTCCCGGCTGCGGAGGTTACACGCGGAATCCCGCTAGGATTTCAATCCGGGACACCCCACTCCACCCTGCCCTCGAAGGACGCCATGCCAGAGAACAATTCCGCGCCTGACAGCCACGCCGCGCCTGAGGGCAATACGCAGCCCAGGCGCGCCGCCGTGGTCATCAACCCCGCCAAATCCGGTGGCCCGGCGCTCCAGGGCGCGGTCCTCCGGCTCTGTGAAACACAAGGCTGGGCCGAGCCGCTCTGGCTCGAAACCACGGTCGAAGACCCGGGAACGGGCCAGGCACGCCAGGCGCTGGAGGCGGGGGTCGACGTCGTGATCGCCGCCGGCGGCGACGGCACCGTGCGCTGCGTCGCCGAGGTGCTCGCCGGAACCGGAACGCCCATGGGACTCGTGCCGCTGGGAACGGGAAACCTCCTGGCCCGCAACCTCGGCGTGGACATCACCGATCCGGTCTCCGCCTGCTACGACGTCCTCAACGGCAGCGACCGGGCCATCGATGTCGTCAAGGCAACGCTGGACCACTCGGACGAGGAACAGGTGTTCCTGGTGATGGCCGGCCTCGGGTACGACGCCGCCATCATGGCCGATACCGTGGACGCGCTGAAGGACCGCATGGGCTGGCTCGCGTACGTTGAGGCCGGCATCCGCAAGCTCCCCGGCAAACCGGTCAAGGCGAGGATCAGCGTGGACGGCGGGGAACCCGTCCGCCGCAGGATCCGCAGCGTCATGATCGGCAATTGCGGCCGGATCATGGGTGGGGTCGAAATCTTCCCGGACGCCAAGGTCGATGACGGCGCGCTGGACCTGTTGATCCTGGCCCCGCGCGGGCGGCTTGGCTGGCTGGGGGTTGTCGCCGGGATCTTTGGCCGGAACAAGCGGGAGACCGAAGCGGTGGAGTACTTCCAGGGCACGTCCGCCGAAATCACCCTGGAGCATGAGCAGGAGTTCCAACTGGACGGTGACCACCTCGGCACCGGAACGCATCTTGCCGTTGCAGTCGAGCGGAATGCCCTGAAGATCCGTATGACCAGCTAAAACACCCTGCGGCGGAGTTCGGCGATACTTGCCTCCCGATTTCCGGTGCCAGCGCGGGGCGGCCACGTCCGGGTAGTAAGTACTACCCGGGCAAGGCCCCGAAGGGTGGTTCGCAAAGGCAAGTATCAACCACTCGTGACCGGGGTATCCCCTACCAACTTGGATTGGCTCAGGCATCAAACGATGCAGCCAATTGCCTTTTGGAGGGAGCCGCAATGGCACGCTGGTTCGTTGTCGCCCCGGATGTTCGGCCGCATGACCGAACATCCTTAATTTGTGCGGACGTAGCGTCCGCCGGCCCGCGGACCGCGTGCCCGAAGGGGCGCCGGTGACGCCGCGGACGGAGGGCGTGCCGCTCGGCCTGGCCCTCCACAGCCCGGGACACGCCGCCGCCCGCACCGGTGGGACGGTGGCAGACCTCGCGTACGCATCCCACGCCGTGCACACGGCCCACGCAGCCCATGCCGCTCCCGCAACCTTTGTCCCCCGGCTGCAGACCACCGCGGGACGCACCACGGCTGACGCTCCGGGGCTGCCCGCAGCCACACCCGCCACCATAACGGCCCCGGCGAGGCTCTCCGGCCGGGAATGGGCGCGGTTCCTGCGCCGCCTCCTGCGTGGCACAGATGCCCTGCTGGTCGTCGTCTGCGTCATCGTTGGATTCCTCGTCCGCTTCGATGGCGGCCAGCCCTTTGCCGGAAGCCCCGCTGACCTCAA
This DNA window, taken from Pseudarthrobacter sp. ATCC 49987, encodes the following:
- a CDS encoding shikimate dehydrogenase; this encodes MSSRAESYLVGLIGDGVMPSLTPLMHEREGDVQGLRYLYRPIDLTELGLPGQSVGELLTGAYRLGFNGLNITHPCKQLALEHLDEVTPDARRLGAVNTVTIRDGRFIGHNTDFSGFAAALATGLPGAKLNRVVQLGAGGAGSAVAYALLTAGVRELDLVDTDPARCAARAAELAGFFPDQLVTARTTAELPQLMPLADGLVHCTPVGMAAHPGVPLDMSLVESRHWVADIVYRPIETRLIREARAKGCDVLDGGRMAVGQAADAFRIFTGLEADADRMRAHFLALVAAEEVAA
- a CDS encoding bifunctional sugar phosphate isomerase/epimerase/4-hydroxyphenylpyruvate dioxygenase family protein encodes the protein MRTGIATVCLSGTLREKMQACASAGFDGIEIFEQDLVTSPLSPEDVRKMAADLGLGLDLYQPFRDFDSVPGDVLAANLRRAEAKFRLMSRLGMDTILVCSNVATASIDDDGLRAEQLAALAALAQDHGVKVAYEALAWGKYVNDYAHAHRLVETVDHPNLGTCLDSFHILSRDWDTAPIEAFNPEKIFFVQVADAPKLSMDVLSWSRHYRVFPGEGQFDLAKFLGHVVRAGYTGPVSLEVFNDVFRQSDVERTAVDAMRSLIWLEEQAAKWLDAAAAAENGAAGAGTRTAGRRRYPMELATLPQVAEPAGFNFAEVRAADTAGLETLLGQLGFAFNGRHRTKNVQLWTMGHARVIINEDSSQESRDSQAAMAPAISALGFDVDSPVIAAARAQQLKAPAVPRKSQADEEIFQGFAAPDFTEIFLCQGSPDGTAVWTREFGKGMAAPAPGPAAGQSAVIDHVNLAQPWQHFDEAVLFYTSALALEPQPYAEVASPTGLVRSQVMLTRDRGVRLVLNLAPLVQREGAPAEGTAGPDATAGTGQRRTYQEHIAFAVDDLVATARSARARGLDFLRIPSNYYEDLDARFDLDPAFLATLRDLNLLYDRDADGEFLHFYTATVGSVFFEMVERRGTYDGYGAPNAPVRHAVQYDHLHQLNLTT
- the pcaH gene encoding protocatechuate 3,4-dioxygenase subunit beta, whose amino-acid sequence is MPEEINLEIYNADPLTEDVSDETTEAAPKTYAPLDAAAESQADLSAEMKAIGEAYAQALKNGAPAEIQPRLDYAPYRSSVLRHPTKDLHHADPETIELYSPAFGHMDVHALEADLTIQHNGDPLGERIVVSGRVLDGDGRPVAGQLVEIWQANSAGRYIHKRDQHPAPLDPNFTGVGRCITGADGSYSFTTIKPGAYPWKNHLNAWRPAHIHFSLFGQEFTQRIVTQMYFPGDQLFPLDPIYQSIVDQDARDRLVATYNHEQTKPEWALAYNWDIVLTGSKRTWTENEALGAEGDQHE
- the pcaG gene encoding protocatechuate 3,4-dioxygenase subunit alpha, encoding MSKLTPTPGQTVGPFYGYALPYTKDRELLAPGSPGSIRLQGTVYDGAGHPIPDAILEIWQPDAEGSVPHHTGSLVRDGYTFTGFGRSAVGNTGVFTFTTVNPGPTEEGAAPFISVAVFARGLMNRLFTRIYLPENEEALAADPLLSSLDPDRRKTLIARRDADGGLTWDIRLQGEGETVFLDFEGAST
- a CDS encoding lyase family protein, whose amino-acid sequence is MTSRETRGATGGGVQGDVGLLSPVSASPFVAALTGDRAVLAAILRVEAAWAAVLDQAALAPAGSAAVVAAAAEVGRYDVADIAVRAQGGANPVIPLLADLRGHVKALDLAGIGAAKAVHTSLTSQDVLDTALMLLCRDAVTGLLTEVKATTAALATLAELHADTLCVGRSLTQHSLPFSFGLKAAQWFHGLAAAARRLEALEFPVQTGGAAGTLAAGTVLAAGSGRTPFELSDSLAAELGLAAVPAPWHTNRVAVTSLGDALAAVTDAAGKIASDVLFLSRPEVAELAEPRAAGRGGSSAMPQKQNPVLSVLVRSAALQAPGQAAQLHLAAANFNDERPDGAWHSEWPALRQLLRLSLGAAVQLRELAEGLQVFPEAMRRNLDLSGPLLLSEAVTAAVAPLLAGNVADENSADGKQRLQSVVDQTLQVPAAEQASTYRRLLRAAVPAELLSGARLEELLDPANYLGQAAEISRRILAAYPDYSVSVTDTNTVTDTRTAAGTHNPSPTLDLNGASRG
- a CDS encoding alpha/beta fold hydrolase, producing MARPTVKAVLLSPQRPLGDKPLLVVGPSLGTSTLLWSQAGALLGNDVDVVAWDLPGHGISPAAQEAFTVAELADAVIELVDSIAPGARFHYAGVSLGGATGLQLGIKHGERLKSLSVQCTGAKLGTPEGWLERAETVRTQGTPVMIQGSAQRWFGPGFMERQPELSGRLLHSLRDADRFSYAFCCEALAAYDVRDELGSISVPTQAIAGVEDSVAPPSVAEAIVEGITAGGGTASAVSLEGVAHLAPFEAPGHVADLLRTLITWTESGGAAK
- the pcaC gene encoding 4-carboxymuconolactone decarboxylase, which produces MTGPEQTGPERNGVVQPDATSQEIYDGGMVVRREVLGAAHVDRANANKDSFTEDFQDMITRIAWGGIWTRPGLTRQMRSAVTITAMVAHGHWEELAMHIRAAITNGLSRDEIKEILLQTAIYCGVPSANTAFKTAQQVFHEMDNTALDAATPPN